In Macrobrachium rosenbergii isolate ZJJX-2024 chromosome 16, ASM4041242v1, whole genome shotgun sequence, a single genomic region encodes these proteins:
- the LOC136847340 gene encoding uncharacterized protein, which yields MGCGKSRHPALKSLGIGKKKKVQKLSELFQPARTDFRSSFSDVEQYTKSLIGQDTLPLSKTLQTSAEEEQHLFDDSRTESSSLKSQKDQETSEKEEVMETIYRSQSMPVPGNQRITKPQQPVTSTTNNKKTREETEKKEVADSVYRSQSMPVTGNQRITKPQQPVTSTTNNGKTREETEKKEVADSVYRSQNMPVTANYRQTKLQETVTNTTIYRRAKQPEVEDSPVHSQSNSLKSLKQDDTLGKGELADKIHRSRSLPVTAHHKQAKPQDPVLNTPINKQTREPEVENPPVNVEKASQSAHHHTETPKAASDISFVANGDLEGDEDHDEFEVKEKRPVHRGRRLKGCRGVMARKSSDIVVKYTRVYGESDGAYKNDSTPRGLVFMVNFTNYDGDSYSEREGSIKDFNNLLNLFQQMGYETSHKTANYCKSGYITKHRFLKMLREFSQEQRHRMLCSCVVIIMSHGSGPKTFVTSDNQEVDLMEVYALLDNMSCQNLRGKPKIFILQFCRNTPKTLTDSLNLTPSSDQSFLRALIRQEIHMAIAEQHENKTKWGDIDVRSPRFNSLLLKSENSLTSFRFSENHAGAQNNGDSCCQGNSDEDSTDREYQTDTKHVPSPPPYEGIQRFSDMYSIFSTASGELSHRDPKKGSLLIQAICHVFAEYAYQDEIDILVRKVSLYMTKTLQKDDPIHVPRQTCERTNNGLDKYFYFNPEYIPHCRHVTI from the coding sequence ATGGGCTGTGGAAAGAGTAGGCATCCGGCACTGAAATCACTGggaataggaaaaaagaaaaaggttcagAAGTTATCAGAGCTATTCCAGCCAGCAAGGACTGATTTTCGATCATCATTTTCAGATGTGGAGCAATACACAAAATCTCTCATAGGTCAGGACACTTTGCCACTTTCCAAGACCCTTCAAACTTCTGCTGAAGAAGAGCAGCATTTATTTGACGATTCTAGAACTGAATCCAGTAGTCTCAAGTCTCAAAAAGATCAGGAAACGTCTGAGAAAGAGGAAGTAATGGAGACTATTTACAGGTCTCAAAGTATGCCAGTCCCTGGAAACCAAAGAATAACAAAACCTCAACAACCAGTGACAAGCACCACGAATAATAAGAAGACAAGagaggaaacagagaaaaaggaagTGGCAGACAGTGTTTACAGGTCTCAAAGTATGCCAGTCACTGGAAACCAAAGAATAACAAAACCTCAGCAACCAGTGACAAGTACCACGAATAATGGGAAGACAAGagaggaaacagagaaaaaggaagTGGCAGACAGTGTTTACAGGTCTCAAAATATGCCAGTCACTGCAAACTACAGACAAACTAAACTTCAAGAAACGGTGACAAACACAACGATTTACAGAAGGGCAAAACAGCCAGAGGTAGAGGATTCTCCAGTTCATAGCCAATCCAACAGCCTCAAATCTCTAAAACAGGACGACACTTTAGGGAAAGGGGAACTAGCAGACAAAATTCATAGGTCTCGAAGTCTGCCAGTCACTGCACACCACAAACAAGCTAAACCTCAAGACCCAGTGTTAAATACTCCGATCAACAAACAGACAAGAGAGCCAGAGGTAGAGAATCCCCCAGTAAATGTAGAGAAAGCATCACAATCAGCACATCATCACACAGAGACCCCTAAAGCAGCCTCTGACATAAGTTTTGTTGCTAATGGAGACTTGGAAGGAGATGAGGACCATGATGAGTTTGAGGTGAAAGAGAAGCGTCCGGTTCACCGAGGGAGGCGGCTGAAGGGGTGTCGCGGTGTAATGGCTCGCAAGTCATCAGATATTGTTGTCAAGTATACGAGAGTCTATGGTGAAAGTGATGGGGCATACAAAAACGACTCTACACCTAGGGGTTTGGTTTTCATGGTCAACTTCACCAATTATGATGGGGACAGCTACAGTGAAAGAGAAGGTTCTATTAAAGATTTCAACAACCTGCTAAATCTCTTTCAGCAAATGGGCTACGAAACCAGCCACAAAACTGCCAATTACTGTAAATCAGGGTACATAACAAAACACAGATTCTTGAAAATGCTCAGGGAGTTCAGTCAGGAGCAAAGACATAGAATGCTATGTTCTTGTGTTGTTATCATCATGAGCCATGGTTCGGGACCAAAAACCTTTGTTACCTCTGATAACCAAGAGGTTGATCTTATGGAAGTTTATGCCCTGCTTGACAACATGTCCTGTCAGAATCTTCGAGGGAAGCCCAAAATTTTCATCCTCCAGTTCTGCAGGAACACCCCGAAGACTCTAACAGATTCACTCAACTTGACCCCAAGCTCAGACCAAAGCTTTCTACGAGCTCTGATTCGACAAGAAATTCACATGGCCATTGCAGAACAGCACGAGAATAAAACTAAGTGGGGTGATATTGACGTACGCAGCCCAAGATTCAATAGTTTACTGCTGAAAAGTGAGAACTCATTGACTTCGTTCAGGTTTTCAGAGAATCACGCTGGCGCACAGAATAATGGTGACTCATGCTGTCAGGGAAACAGTGACGAGGACTCTACTGACAGAGAATACCAGACAGACACCAAACATGTTCCGTCGCCTCCTCCATATGAAGGGATTCAGCGTTTCTCTGACATGTATTCAATCTTTTCCACAGCCTCAGGAGAGCTCTCCCACAGAGACCCCAAGAAAGGCTCACTTCTGATCCAGGCTATCTGCCATGTCTTTGCTGAATACGCTTATCAAGACGAAATAGACATTCTCGTGAGGAAAGTATCTTTGTACATGACGAAGACATTGCAGAAGGACGATCCAATTCACGTGCCTCGACAAACTTGCGAAAGGACCAACAATGGACTGGATAAATATTTCTACTTTAATCCTGAGTATATACCTCACTGCAGACATGTAACTATTTGA